Proteins from one Chelonia mydas isolate rCheMyd1 chromosome 14, rCheMyd1.pri.v2, whole genome shotgun sequence genomic window:
- the KCNJ16 gene encoding inward rectifier potassium channel 16 — MQGNKLSYQNSAQECTTMRAKKMRKRFLHKDGSCNVYFKHIFGEWESYVADIFTTLVDIKWRHMFVIFSLSYILSWLFFGLVFWLIAIQHGDLVHDEEMTPCVDKVHSFTGAFLFSLETQTTIGYGFRCVTEECSVAILMVVLQSVLSCIIDTFIIGAALAKMATARKRAQTIRFSYYATVGLRDDKLCLMWRIGDFRPNHMVEGTVRAQLLRYMEDKEGRMTMEYKDLKLLNYQVILVTPVTIVHEIDHDSPLYGLDRKALSKDSFEILVTFVYTGDSTGTSHQSRSSYVPREILWGHRFNNVLQVRKKYYNVDCLQFEETTEIYAPYCSAKLLDRKEHEWNRTKKTLDRGTSTSTLEVRDTSFKAVALISSSEDPEDLMKAVKQDSRELPHQKDPLTLNKILAKSKI, encoded by the coding sequence ATGCAAGGAAATAAGCTCAGCTACCAAAACTCTGCCCAAGAATGCACCACAATGAGGGCAAAAAAAATGCGGAAGAGATTTCTCCACAAGGATGGCAGCTGCAATGTGTATTTCAAACACATCTTTGGAGAATGGGAGAGCTACGTGGCTGATATATTCACCACATTAGTGGACATCAAATGGCGCCATATGTTTGTGATATTCTCTTTATCTTACATTCTTTCTTGGCTGTTCTTCGGCTTGGTCTTTTGGCTTATAGCAATCCAACATGGAGATTTAGTACATGATGAAGAAATGACCCCTTGTGTTGATAAGGTGCATAGCTTCACAGGAGCATTCTTATTCTCACTTGAAACCCAGACAACCATAGGCTATGGCTTTCGTTGTGTCACTGAAGAGTGCTCTGTAGCGATCCTCATGGTGGTCCTACAGTCAGTATTAAGCTGTATTATTGACACATTCATTATTGGAGCTGCCTTGGCTAAAATGGCCACAGCTCGAAAGAGAGCACAGACCATCCGCTTCAGCTACTATGCCACTGTAGGCCTAAGAGATGACAAACTCTGCCTTATGTGGCGCATTGGTGATTTCCGGCCAAACCACATGGTTGAAGGCACAGTAAGAGCTCAGCTTCTGCGCTACATGGAAGATAAGGAAGGGAGAATGACAATGGAATACAAGGACTTGAAGTTACTAAATTACCAGGTCATACTTGTTACACCAGTGACCATCGTACATGAAATTGACCATGACAGCCCTTTATACGGTCTAGATCGGAAAGCTTTGTCCAAAGACAGTTTTGAAATCTTGGTTAcatttgtctacactggggattcaACTGGAACTTCACACCAGTCGAGAAGTTCATACGTCCCCCGAGAAATCCTTTGGGGACACAGGTTCAACAATGTCTTGCAGGTGAGGAAAAAATACTACAACGTGGATTGCCTACAGTTTGAGGAAACCACAGAAATTTATGCTCCCTATTGCAGTGCAAAGCTTCTGGATAGGAAGGAACATGAATGGAACAGAACTAAGAAAACATTGGACAGAGGAACAAGTACATCAACACTGGAGGTCAGAGATACATCGTTTAAGGCAGTTGCCCTCATCAGCAGTTCTGAAGATCCAGAAGATCTAATGAAAGCTGTCAAACAAGATTCTAGAGAACTTCCTCATCAGAAAGATCCATTGACCTTAAATAAAATCTTAGCAAAGTCCAAGATCTAG